The genomic DNA CACATGCCCAGCTCTTTCTCCTGCATCTCAAGCTCCTGGGCCTCCCAGGCAGCCTCCTCCACGATCTCCTGTTTCTCAATCTCCTCGCCTTTATTCCAGTTGGCGATGCCGTATGAGACGCACAGAACTGTGCTCAAAATGCATAAAAGATATACTCCCCATATCCAAGGATCATCTATTCCAAGCACATCGGCACCCTCTTGCAGCTCTCCCAGAGCGTGTAAAGTGGCAGCATGTTACATATTATCATGATATAAGGGTGTCGGTCAGGAATATATGTTAAAGATTTTTGGTTCGGAGCGCATCTCAAAATTCCCAGGCGTATTGATTTATGCAGATGCTCTTACGTGCGCAGCAACTTGTACAGGATGTGATGTGGTTGGTGAAAGCACTAATCTATTCGAGACAAATGCATACCATGACCAGTGCCACTTTGGGTAAGTTATCATATGGATAAGAGCGTATATGGATTCTATTTTCGCACAGGATCAACACAGATCAGCATCATTCTCCAAGAACACATAGCACGAACAGTGTCTTTCCGGGAAGGTTGTCATATGGGTAAGATCAAAAACATTTTTGTTATGTAGCACTAGAAGTCGAAGAGGGACCTCTGTCTCTTCTCTTGGACAATTTCCTTGCTCACTGAGGCATACTTCATGGCTTTATCTTCCGGCTTTTCTATCTCTCTATCCACAATTTTAAGGCCGCGATCTATCATGGCGATCTGCTCCGCCTCGATTATCTTCTGCGCGTCCTCAAAGAGCTTCTGCACCTTCTTTGTGGTTGGAGAGCTACCGGTCAGGAGCGCGATCTCCTCAATGTTCAGACCGAGGGATGCTGCAACAGCCGCTCCAGTCTTCTTACTCCTCAGCAGAGCTCCCACAAAGTTCAGGAGTTCAGATCTGGCGTAGGACGTGCTGACATGGCAGTGCGCTGCGATCTTTCTGGCAGCTGAATCCCTAACAGATCTGGCCTTCCTTGTCTGACCCAGCCGTTTCCAGAGGCTTGGCGGCCTGAACTGCGTATACCCCCTACGCACCTTCGAGCTGACCGCTCTAACCCCGCCGGTCATCAGGAATGCGGCATACCTCCAGAGTGTGTAATTCTGCCGCCTTCTCACCCTTCCCAGGAAGATGTCAGCTCTCGATAAACATTCAAATCCCTTCGCGAGCTCTCGATCCTTGTACACAATGGGCAGATTCTCATCGATCCAGTGTATGAGATCCTCTGGGCTCTCGTCCAGCTGGTACGTCGCCTCAAGCGCACTCCTCGAGTCCTCGCCCTTGAATATCGAGTCCAGGACCCTGAATATCGACGCCTTCACATCCCTCTCAGAGGTCGCGACGTCTTCCAGCCGCAGGTGCTTAAGACCACGAGCCGCAGCCTCCAGGTCGTTTATCGCGCTGCGCAGATCGCCGCCGGACATCGCTGCTATATGCATTACCGCCTCCGGCTCGCATTCTATCCCCTCGCTCCTGCAGATCTCCCTGAGAAGCGATGCTATTGTCTGCGCTCTTATCGATCTGAACTGGACACCCCTGCATGCATCCCTGAGCGGTTTTTCTATATTGTAGTACTCGTTTGCGATCAGAATCACAGGCTGAGTCGCGTTCTTTATCACCCTCAGGATCGCTGCTGCGCCTCCTCTGTCGTATGTACCGTGGAGGTTGTCAGCCTCATCAAGTATCACGAGCCTTCTCCTGCCAGAGAACGTGCTCACCTGCGATGCCGGGCCGGCAATGCTCTTTATTATCTCCGCGGTCCGCTGATCGCTGGCGTTGAGCTCTATGTAGTCCCAGTCCATCTCAGATGCCAGCGCGAGGGCTGCAGATGTCTTCCCAACCCCTGGGGGGCCGTACAGGATAAGGCACTTCACCTCTGGCCTGCCCTTCTCCCAGGCCATGGCCCATGCCCTGAGCTCCGAGACCGCCTTGGCATTGCCCAGGATGCCGTCAAGGTTCTTCGGCCTGTACTTCTCAGCCCAGCTCGTCATGACTCTACCAGATGCCCTCCCTTCCTGTCATCTCAAACGCCTTTATCTCCCAGACGCACATCTCCATGCGCTCAAGCATCTCCCAGGTGAAGATCTTTCCACCATGCCCGCCGATCCCGCTCTTCATGAATGCATCGAACATCCTGCGCTTTGACTCCTGTGATCCTGAGAGCTCAGCTCTCCCATACACTATAACGCTCCTCCAACGCTGGCCCTCAAGCTCGTCGACCTCGAAGCAGACATTGCTGTTTCTCCTTGCGATCTCGATCTTCTTTCCGGAAGGCCTGGAGTGGAGTATCACCGTGTTGTCCACGTAAACGTACGACATTGGTATCACGTAGGGGCGATCCTCATAGGAGAGCGCCAGCCTGCCGTATCTGCATCTTCTGAGCAGGTCCTCGCATTCATCCATGCTCATTTCACGAACGTTCATCTCTCATCACCTCAAAGCAGTGCTTTCTGTGCCAGTCTCAAACACGTCGAGCCATGTAAAAATGTTTCATGGGGCCAATCACAAGGCGCTACCTTCCGGGGGTTAATCTATCGTCTGCTCCTGCCACAAGGGGGCGTGCCTCGAACCCCATTCAATAGCCTCTGCGTATCATGTAATCCGCAAGCTCGAGAAGCAGTTTCTTCGCGGGAGAATCATCCAGAACATCGAGCGCGCGCTTCCCCCTCCCGACGAACTCCTCCGCCCTTCTCCTGGCATAATCTATAGACCCGCATCTCCTCAGGGCTGAGATCGCTTCCCTCAGCTGCTCCTGGCTGGCCTGCCCCTTCCCGAATATCTCCAGCTTCACACCCTTCGAGAGCGCATCTATTATTATCATCGTCTTCTTTCCCTCGAGGATGTCTCCTCCAAGCCTCTTTCCCAGGACATCCTCTGGCACGGTCAGGTCGAGTATGTCGTCGTGTATCTGAAATCCCATGCCTGTAAGCCTGCCGAACTCCTCGAGGCCTCCTGCCACCTCAGGAGGCGCCCCGCCCAGAGTCGCGCCGATCCATGCAGAGGCTCCATACAGCACCCCTGTCTTCTTCTCGATCATCTCCAGGTACTCTTTCTCCGTCACGCTTTCAGCGCGCTCAAACTCCAGGTCCTGCCACTGACCCTCGCATATCGAGGTGCAGGTTCTCGCGAGCATATCCATGGCGGCGAGCACTCTCTCAGGGGGTGCGTCCACCATTGAGAGCATCTCGAATGCTTTGGAGTATAGCGTATCGCCTGCGAGTATCGCCCCTGATGTCCCCCATATCACATGGACCGCAGGTTTGCCACGCCTCAGGGAGGCGTTATCCATTATGTCATCATGTATCAGCGTGAAGTTGTGAACCAGCTCTATGGCGACAGCAGCCGGAACCAAACGAGCGGCGTCACACCCAACAGACTCTCCGGCTATTAGGAGCAGAGATGGCCTGAGCCGCTTTCCGCCAGCCCCCAGCAGATGCCTGGCTGCGTCGTATAACCCTTCAGGTCTGGAGACTGGCAGGAGTTCATCTATGGCTTTAGATATAAGATCAGCACGCCTCCTGAGCTCTGCCTCCAGATCTCCTCCCTCCAAGGTTTTCATGATCTTCGACCTCTTTTAAGCTCACCCGAGGAGCAGCTCCTGCCCGTTCCTCAGGAGATGTATCGAGTATCCCAGCTTGTATCCCGTATCCTCGGCCAGCATTAGGTACTGGCCGTGGCTGTTGAGGTTGCCGTGGCTGGGTATCACATGCTCCGGGTTTATCATGCGCAGAAGCTCCCAGTGGTCCTCCCTGCATGCATGTCCTGAGACATGCACGTTATCGTATATCCTTGCGCCCTTCATCTTCAGCTTCGTCTCTACCGTGTGACGATTTGACATGTTGAGGGGCTGTGGTATGATTCCGGCGCTGAATATGACTCTATCTCCAGACTCCACCCGGAACTCTGTCTCCCCGTTCGCGATCCTGCTCAGTATCGCCCCAGGCTCCCCCTGGTGGCCTGTCATTATGGGCAGGTACTTGTCCTTTCCCTCGACCATCATCCTCTTAAGTGCTTTATCGACTGCCTTCCGCCTGCCGCATACAGCCAGCCCGTTCCCGCGCTCTGCGTATCCTGTTCTAACAGCAGTCCCCCAGTACTTCTCCATGCTTCTTCCAAGAAGAATTGGCTTGCGGCCCATTTTGCGGGCTGCCTCTATTATGGCCTTGATCCTGGCGATATGTGAGGAGAACGTGGTCACCAGTATACCCGACTCAGTCTCCTCCGTTCCCATGAGAACATCCCAGACCAGGTCCTTGGCGATCTGTTCTGACGGCGTCTTCCCGGAGATCCCAGCGTTTGTGGTCTCCGTTATCAGCGCCAGAACACCCTCC from Methanothrix thermoacetophila PT includes the following:
- a CDS encoding pyridoxamine 5'-phosphate oxidase family protein, which encodes MNVREMSMDECEDLLRRCRYGRLALSYEDRPYVIPMSYVYVDNTVILHSRPSGKKIEIARRNSNVCFEVDELEGQRWRSVIVYGRAELSGSQESKRRMFDAFMKSGIGGHGGKIFTWEMLERMEMCVWEIKAFEMTGREGIW
- a CDS encoding RNase J family beta-CASP ribonuclease — protein: MSSIGIMAVGGYDEIGRNMTAIRVGNDIIIMDMGIRLDRVQIHEDTDVESLHSSDLIAMGAIPDDSVLNGVASKVRAIVCTHGHLDHIGAVSKLAHKYRAPIIATPFTADLVNQEIKAERIFRVNNEVISLRAGERYQVTPDIELEFIRVQHSIVDCVFAALHTKHGTILYANDFKIDRSPTLGEPPDFPRLRQLGREGVLALITETTNAGISGKTPSEQIAKDLVWDVLMGTEETESGILVTTFSSHIARIKAIIEAARKMGRKPILLGRSMEKYWGTAVRTGYAERGNGLAVCGRRKAVDKALKRMMVEGKDKYLPIMTGHQGEPGAILSRIANGETEFRVESGDRVIFSAGIIPQPLNMSNRHTVETKLKMKGARIYDNVHVSGHACREDHWELLRMINPEHVIPSHGNLNSHGQYLMLAEDTGYKLGYSIHLLRNGQELLLG
- a CDS encoding polyprenyl synthetase family protein, with protein sequence MKTLEGGDLEAELRRRADLISKAIDELLPVSRPEGLYDAARHLLGAGGKRLRPSLLLIAGESVGCDAARLVPAAVAIELVHNFTLIHDDIMDNASLRRGKPAVHVIWGTSGAILAGDTLYSKAFEMLSMVDAPPERVLAAMDMLARTCTSICEGQWQDLEFERAESVTEKEYLEMIEKKTGVLYGASAWIGATLGGAPPEVAGGLEEFGRLTGMGFQIHDDILDLTVPEDVLGKRLGGDILEGKKTMIIIDALSKGVKLEIFGKGQASQEQLREAISALRRCGSIDYARRRAEEFVGRGKRALDVLDDSPAKKLLLELADYMIRRGY
- a CDS encoding replication factor C large subunit; its protein translation is MTSWAEKYRPKNLDGILGNAKAVSELRAWAMAWEKGRPEVKCLILYGPPGVGKTSAALALASEMDWDYIELNASDQRTAEIIKSIAGPASQVSTFSGRRRLVILDEADNLHGTYDRGGAAAILRVIKNATQPVILIANEYYNIEKPLRDACRGVQFRSIRAQTIASLLREICRSEGIECEPEAVMHIAAMSGGDLRSAINDLEAAARGLKHLRLEDVATSERDVKASIFRVLDSIFKGEDSRSALEATYQLDESPEDLIHWIDENLPIVYKDRELAKGFECLSRADIFLGRVRRRQNYTLWRYAAFLMTGGVRAVSSKVRRGYTQFRPPSLWKRLGQTRKARSVRDSAARKIAAHCHVSTSYARSELLNFVGALLRSKKTGAAVAASLGLNIEEIALLTGSSPTTKKVQKLFEDAQKIIEAEQIAMIDRGLKIVDREIEKPEDKAMKYASVSKEIVQEKRQRSLFDF
- a CDS encoding symporter small accessory protein; translated protein: MLGIDDPWIWGVYLLCILSTVLCVSYGIANWNKGEEIEKQEIVEEAAWEAQELEMQEKELGM